One window of the Triticum dicoccoides isolate Atlit2015 ecotype Zavitan chromosome 3B, WEW_v2.0, whole genome shotgun sequence genome contains the following:
- the LOC119281336 gene encoding heat stress transcription factor C-1a-like, with translation MDGLHTELALGLIGCGHGDLQTAPFVAKTYQMVCDPRTDALVRWGKGNNSFLVTDVAGFSQLLLPCFFKHGNFSSFVRQLNTYGFRKVHPDRWEFAHESFLRGQTHLLPRIVRRKKRGEAGVGASCSSAVGGGEQQQHVVANMGDQGEEEEDEEGREALLDEVQRLRQEQTAIGEQLAQMSRRLQATERRPDRLMSFLSRLAEDPNATSLHLLEQAAEKKRQRMQCPSRDFTSFPIALPLQPAPSPPPPPLLALGDAAMGGVRVWQWAEPMPLKLTTVEPPSGSSGVQQVPEFEGGRSGSGMGITDGGTAVETPFPFCLLGQCFF, from the exons ATGGACGGCCTCCACACGGAGCTGGCGCTGGGGCTGATCGGGTGCGGCCACGGCGACCTCCAGACGGCGCCGTTCGTGGCCAAGACGTACCAGATGGTGTGCGACCCTAGGACGGACGCGCTCGTCAGGTGGGGGAAGGGCAACAACAGCTTCCTCGTCACCGACGTCGCCGGCttctcgcagctcctcctccccTGCTTCTTCAAGCACGGCAACTTCTCCAGCTTCGTCCGCCAGCTCAACACATAT GGCTTCCGGAAGGTGCACCCGGACCGATGGGAGTTCGCGCACGAGTCGTTCCTCCGCGGGCAGACGCACCTGCTGCCGCGCATCGTGCGCCGCAAGAAGCGTGGCGAGGCCGGTGTTGGCGCCTCCTGCTCGTCTGCagtcggcggcggcgagcagcaACAGCACGTGGTGGCCAATATGGGAGAccaaggggaggaggaagaggatgaggaggggagggaggcgctgcTCGACGAGGTTCAGAGGCTGCGGCAGGAGCAGACGGCCATCGGGGAGCAGCTGGCGCAGATGAGCCGGCGACTGCAGGCGACGGAGCGGCGGCCTGACCGGCTCATGTCCTTCCTCTCCAGGCTCGCCGAGGATCCCAACGCCACCTCCCTCCACCTTCTCGAACAAGCAGCCGAGAAGAAGCGCCAGCGCATGCAGTGCCCTTCCCGTGATTTTACTTCCTTTCCCATCGCACTTCCTCTTCAGCCCgcaccttcaccgccgccgccaccgctattGGCGCTCGGCGACGCGGCCATGGGCGGGGTCAGAGTCTGGCAATGGGCGGAGCCGATGCCACTGAAACTCACAACCGTCGAGCCGCCCTCCGGGAGCTCCGGGGTGCAGCAGGTGCCGGAGTTCGAGGGCGGCCGGAGCGGCAGCGGCATGGGCATAACTGACGGTGGGACCGCGGTGGAGACCCCCTTCCCGTTCTGCCTACTGGGCCAGTGTTTCTTCTAA